GGACATTCTGGGATTTGGACATATTGGGACATGGACATTCTGGGATTTGGTCTTTCTGGGACATGGACATTCTGGGATTTGGACTTTTTGGGATATGGACATTCTGGGATTTGGACGTTTTGCACCCGCTGGACATTTCGGGATTTGGACCTTATGGACCTAAaggtacttggccggacaaatggggagcgctgaaggctctcacccggtacaacgtttaagacaacaggcctgagggtgcccagttgggcgcgaacctcggctcagggcgtcgtctgagaggaaaaatatttgaaagaattaatcgaccctagtgggtcgatagtgataagcgctaattgaggGAAACCGTCGACGCGGGGTATcatcggtatcggggccctgaagtgtttggtgtcgcgagctgattggccgcctctatggctagagtaatcgggtcgacgggatcgtatattacgtcctacggacgccgatacttttcattaccgtccctaagcgggatgtatttggaagccgcaactaccaacGCCGTGGTAGCTCACttggaagaacgctcgactctcactctgaggtcgcagtttcgaatcccaaTACGGGCgtaaactaatgattttcgaatttgttttcgaatacatTTATGTTTATCACTCACCATtgaccaactgcaaactgtGTTCCTCTAAGACATAATTCATTTATCGCttcgctttatttatttttcgctttaaaaatggtaggtacagtttgcaggTGGACATTAGGCcaacatttttaattatgaaaattagcaaatcaaatataccttattgcacagaattaaatttcaacaatcagacacacAATACAatcggggacattgtcgaaatcactttgtgagactgtcctttggagggcacgttaagccgttggtcccggctacacatgaatacagtacaatttgggcagccttattgctctagaggaATTCcctccaggcaaccactaccaggaaacaaacatttagaaACAACTTAAATACTAACATAAATCACTTACTAATaactacttactaaaataaaatactaattacttacttaaatcagaaaagagaaggtgcaggtcgtgtcgtatcgggaggtgaaggttttggtgggaagaagagaggaatggcgattactcaaccgacaagagcgcagctcttaaatagagagagagagacttaaATCTTGGATTTTCAATGTGACTTACCCCAAAAGCCGGTAGCCATCATGAACCCTCCCATGATTTCTCCAATCGCGTCCAGACCTCTGAACACGGAGAAGGTCAGCACCGTATCCAGGAAGAATTTCGATATGGTATACTCATTGGCTATCCCGGTCACTGAGCAGTACTGGAAGAGAACAGAAAATACAGACACATATACacatacagcctccgtggtctagtggttagagcgttaggctcacgatctggaggtccgggtttgattcccgatggggacattgtcgaaatcactttgtgatactgtcctttggggggcacgttaagccgttggtcccggctattagccgtaaaaacacctccaccaacccgcattggagcagcgtggtggagtatgctccataccggttgattgaggggaggcctgtgcccagcagtggtacgtatataggcagtataTGAATGTtatgtacacacatacatacacacacatacataggtacagtcatgaacaatatcatgtaggtacccacttgaggagctcggtggcgcagcggtaaacgcgctcggtctgcgattgttgacgtaaagcaactttcgcagaggccggtcataggatgggtgaccacaaaaaaaaaagttttcatctcgagctcctccgtgcttcggaaggcacgttaagccattggtcccggctgcattagcagtcgttaataaccaccaatccgcactgggcccgcgtggtggtttaaggcccgatctccctatccatccatagggaaggcccgtgccccaacagtggggacgtttatgggctgatgatgatgacccactTTAGAATCCCGTCGCAATATCATACtttacatttaatgagacttacggtttaatatgtcaaaaaggCTAATGTGACGtggattcaaagtgtatacgggtccttcttcttttttatcgacaatgatctgtccttcgctctgatatgttatatgttttagaattttatttattctttccattgtccaaaaatatagttatcttattatacttaaaatactagcgaaatactaatcggttcctcgattagtgattaacgtagcttggttgtttttcacaaaattctgtgacagagtggtaaatcgaaatgctgtctccgatgaaaaggaccactctgtcacaatatattttgcaatgcgcctgcaaggaacagtatattaccaagataaagagaaacactaaatactcctctacagacacatctctatatgatgttttttaaatatttattgccgttataatgaaagatgttaaatccgatataacgagaaaatgacttcttattgtcgataaaaaagaagaatgacccatACATATTAATCGTGACCGTACGGGGTGTAATTGACcgaccgtaacgaatactgagggggatgattcagaccatgattctgggttaataccaagtggaattttcctttgcaaaagtttaaaattgaaaataatttaaaacaatacttacaaaAGAAAGTCATAGTAGAAAAGAAGAGAGTAGTAGTGTGATGTAAGTAGTAAGGATAGTAATAGTGTGACACAGAAAGTGAAAGTAGAAGGGTGATGTAATAAATGATAGTAGTAGGCAGAGTTGGGCGTAATCGATTACTTTTGTAATCAGATTagtaatctgatttaatgtaatCATAATTACATCAATCGTGATTACTTTGTATCTTTGACTACTATCAATCTTAATTACATGTAATATTTAATCATGATTACAGTAGTTATTAATCAATGATTACgtgatttaataaatattaaaaatatgttgataaatattatttatttgccaattaagtaataattttattaaaattcttacctACAGCGTTACAGTCTAAAATggcaaaagatttttttatacagcCACAGTGCAAGGGTACATATACATAGTTggatataaacataaatttcatcattaataattaattattttttttgcgtctttctttaattataataatcaatgcTAAAGTATGATCAGTGTTTTTGTACAATTAACATGATTAAGAAAATATGGATAtcaaataattatgttctttAATTTGAAACCTAAGTAAAATTATGTAATCAATTAATCTAAATTACAATTTAGATTTATTAATCTGTAATCAATGTCAAGATTAAACTCTTGATTgaatttcttattttgtaattatgattACAGATTATTACGTCTGTAATCTGTAATCATGATTGTAGATTACAAAAAGTAGTCGTAATCAACAATGAATAATCTAATTACTTTTTGCCCAACACTGGTAGTAGGGTGATGTAGTAAGTGATAGTAGTAGGGTGATGTAGTAAGTGATAGTAGTAGTGTGGCGCAGAAAGTGAAAGGGATAGTAGAAGGGTGATGTAATAAATGATAGTAATGGGTGATGTAGTAAGTGATAGTAGTAGGGTGATGTAGTAAGTGATAGTAGTAGTGTGGCGCAGTAAGTGTAAGTGATAGTAGATGGGTGATGTAATAAATGATAGTAGTAGGGTGATGTAGTAAGTGATAGTAGTAGTGTGGCGCAGAAAGTGAAAGGGATAGTAGAAGGGTGATGTAGTAAGTGATAGTAGTAGGGTGATGTAGTAAGTGATAGTAGTAGTGTGGCGCAGTAAGTGTAAGTGATAGTAGATGGGTGATGTAATAAATGATAGTAGTAGGGTGATGTAGTAAGTGATAGTAGTGTAAGTCATAGTAGTAGGGTGGCGTAGTGTTTTAAAAAAAGTGTAAAATCATGAGCAATACTCACAGATAACATTTGCGCGAACACTTTATGGACCTTTCTCTTGCGGGACCCCGTCATCGTGGTCCCATACAACTTCCAGAGGTAGTCATCCATGTGCGCAGTCAGTGTGGTAAATACCTGTACAAATAATCATCAGAAAGTACGTTATAAcaaaatcactgtgtgatcccttagtttggttaggacattacaggctgatcactcgattgtccgaaagtaagataatgcGTGCTTAAGCCgttccagttactacttactgatgcaagatccgtagtcgttacatgagtcgtgtgcCTTTGATAGCTCAATGATAACTCAGGGTTGACgaggatggtaatccacctcacaacccacacgatagatgaagattTGGACATGAGTCTAACTAACCGAGGTGATGACTCCGAGCGACAGGAAGATCACGATGGTCTGCCAGTCGATCCTCTTCATCAGCAGCTCGTAGTCTCTGGAGTGGAGCAGGAGGAGTAGCAGGAGTATACAGAACAGAGCGATGAAGCCCAGTCTCAAGGGGCCTGGAATAATAAGGAAGGTTGAAGGAAGGAAATATGAACAAAGAAAGATGAAGAAGAACGGATGAAGGAGGAAATTTGAAGAAGGAAGAAGAAAATATGGAGAAGAAAAGATAAAATGATATTAAGAAAACAAacatgaagaagaagaaaacatgAAGAAGTATAGATGATGAAGGAAAAATTAACGAAGGGATGCTAGTTGGGTCGACTGCATGTACCATGACCTGCGAATtatgagcccaacactcaactgtgcgaattcatgtttggattacaaatgattatcacgtgctcagcggtgaaggaaaacatcgcgaggaaacccacattcccgagaaatgcattttcggaggtatgacgacctctgttttgggctggttttcccttcgcgcgttggaaggtcagacaggcagtcgtttctgtaaaaaaccggacctgtcaattgtATTTTCGTCAGTGAGTCCTCCGGCATGGGGCCAGAGACTTTATACACCCGAAAACTCATGAgacattcattttttactttggaGAAGGTGATCCGTGTTACACTATTGATGTAACACTTCGTCAACTTTAGGGTGTGTACTGTTTTTTATTCACAGTGTTATGTGGTTGTGatagataaatatataattataataattcacAGTTTTAGACACTAGTCTATTTTCTATAACTTACAATAGAAATTAATATTACTAAAAATTTAGTCTAGGACGtgttgtatactttttttttcatcctttttttttaataaatcttcaggttaggtaagcggaccctgtgaaaaacgggatgatgcgggatgatgaaagtaggtacttactatgcCGATGAATACTATTGATGTAGTAATTGTACGTGTAATGTGTCATAAGAATGATGAAGGCTATCGCCGCAAGCGCACATTTCCCCACCAGGTACCAATTGTACACAGTATTCTGTGGACAAAATcgaagtggaattctctgccgtcctCTGTAtgtccgaatgcatataacccgggtgctttcaaggccagagtgaacaggcaccttcttgGCGAGCTCGCGCcttcttaggcctcgtcaatgccttcgggtatCTCCCCCATCCCCAGTAAaggttaaaaaaacattatatacattgttttaagtttacgcggttattatcataattaaaacacataataacgggttcttaccgcgtttaaagtagggatatgagactcccgatatttcgacactgttgcaagtgccatgatcacgggatgactgatgggattggagtggagtaggtagatccataattttctacgggcagacatatctgtctaccttcttcttcttttctcgtagaaaattatagatctacctactccacttcaatctcatcagtcatcccgtgatcatggcacatgcaacagtgtcgaaatatcgggagtctcatatccctactttagaCGCGGTAATAACCCGTTATGACTGTGTTTTAACTGCAGTAGTATTacgcggacgagacgttcgttatgtaaaaaatgacgattcaaagtgcaaaactatgttacttactaaataaagataattttgaatttgaatcacatAAAGAGACTAAAACACTCTGTTACTGACACTGTACCAAATACTGTTGgcctgattcagctcatgacctgtgaaatattccgtcgcaaactATGAAAATGAAGCTAATTTAATAACAGGAAAtcctacttgatatcaacttagaatcatggtttgaaccaTCCcccaaagctttcgttacgatatgGAGCATCTGCAGTGgcgcagcgtagtggagtatgccccataccaGCGTCAAGACAGCTGCTAGGCGAGTGGGGAGTGGGATGGCATCCAGAGTAGTCTATCAAAGCTGTTCTCTTGTCTTCTGCCTAATAGAAccgatagttactgctgccctctgtcaggttccaggttatagtcccCTGTGACTTGCATCTTCGGTCCTGCATtgtcgtaccgatggctcccttCTCCACCTCCGGAACCGTTGAGGTATTCAcacgtatccctgggcaagggttctaagTTTGACcctgtaggtctgggtccctattcgccacctcagccaccatctcactccggcctacggCGCCCACCCCTGCGGCAAGGACGcaccgaacaggaattgccccagtggcgGGAAGACACTCTGTCTGTCTCACCCTAGGGCCGGcaactgcggggcagaaggcaagagggaaaccactgccttttTTTTGCCTAAAAAAGTCGCTCTTGACGACCTCGACGacattaagggtggtattaataaacgaatctcagctgagactgctctcaagatcatgctcaagtctctgtttttatatgagaactgtcacattgacatgatcttgagggcagtctcgaagctgagattagtttattaataccagccTAAGAGCGTGCCTCTTAAATTGGTGCTGAgctgatgttatgttaattaaaagaaaactaaCATCCGCGCGCAATTCCTTATAGTAGGCCGGAGACCTGGTCTCTTTGTACTGTGGAATCTCCTGCATCTTCAAAGCTTCCAGTTTCTCGTTCAGTTGGAACCTCTTCTGTCGGATCTGCAGACGAATGTAGTGCCAATGTAGGCTCATGTCAGGAATGGAGTGAGACAACCTGTTCCACAGCGCCATTAGCTGCTCGGTTTCTgtgaagtaatttaaataaataaaaaataaaaatatttattgactcAAAACATACATTCAAACTTTTAGCAAAGAGTAGACTTTTAGGTAAGAACCTGTATCATAAGAGTCAGTGTTCGGCCGTGAGgtggttcttaaaaaaaaacaatgattatATTCAAGTAGCTGACCCTGTACTTAAAGTAAAAAGTAGATAGTGAAGTAGTAAGACAAAGCATAATTAGTAAAAGATTCCATAACAAGCTTAAGACATTTATAAACTATGACATGTGTATGCGTGCGAGAAAAGTGAGGGTGAgttcgtgtgcgtgtgcgtgtgcgtgtgcgtgtgcgtatgcgtgtgggtgtgtgtgtgtgtgtgttagtgattcagtattttatataatgtcaACAAACCTGCCACATCCAGCCGTTTTCTGTATTCGTGTGGTTTTATGAAAGTGTATACAAGGTACCAAACGCCTCCCGTGATTAACGCTATGATCAAACATGGGTTCAGGCAGACATCCATTATCTTCTTTAAATCTATTTtctgaaacaataaatatttagttatacagggtgttagtggcatcgtaacgaatactgagagggatgattcagaccatgattccgagttaatatcaggtggagtattccgacgcaaaattcatgattttcttaggtatttttaattctatattttttttccaactagtcaaatcaggtactttttactaaacgtcaaaacacaaatttactatggaatttgtatgaaaaagcacactgtgacgtcatagaaaaacgtcataaacctgtcggacttattattacgttgttttggaaaattcatcatcaatttaagagccacgctcttgtcggtgcagcattctccatgctactttttagggaaaaatagggcagtggtttccctcttgccttccgccccgcagtactgtgtctgacgcgagtgggatggcgcccagagtagtctattacaaagccgtactaggactcctgtcctccgcctctgaatagtactgacagttactgttgttgctggaaaattcataaataagttaaatagaaaaacgaaaatgtttttcgttagttctaaatctgtctttatttactacCTAATTAGaattttatcttgaacctaacgtccgtcagttcgcgacatcagAGACGAAATATACTACAAAACTTATTGC
This region of Pectinophora gossypiella chromosome 28, ilPecGoss1.1, whole genome shotgun sequence genomic DNA includes:
- the LOC126379252 gene encoding uncharacterized protein LOC126379252; protein product: MSLHWHYIRLQIRQKRFQLNEKLEALKMQEIPQYKETRSPAYYKELRADNTVYNWYLVGKCALAAIAFIILMTHYTYNYYINSIHRHSPLRLGFIALFCILLLLLLLHSRDYELLMKRIDWQTIVIFLSLGVITSVFTTLTAHMDDYLWKLYGTTMTGSRKRKVHKVFAQMLSYCSVTGIANEYTISKFFLDTVLTFSVFRGLDAIGEIMGGFMMATGFWGTATILGTGANLLIAGLSETNGYQMRFIKHMRYGLPFALMSIILLYIFISTKYLL
- the LOC126379086 gene encoding uncharacterized protein LOC126379086; translated protein: MFIALLFAPLVIRLMELLDRNPFPVLINLMMICNICGKAYVGTFIVKDILNHIEAKNAKIDLKKIMDVCLNPCLIIALITGGVWYLVYTFIKPHEYRKRLDVAEPPHGRTLTLMIQVLT